The proteins below come from a single Mesobacillus jeotgali genomic window:
- a CDS encoding DUF342 domain-containing protein: protein MATEYKIRLSQDRLTAELILDTENRELAFSIEELFDILEAEKVVFGVKRDLLTQISETPYSFDYPVTIAAGEPKVDGADAYLRNELHHNSRPDHKVFNFRSVMHIPSVRKGQLLASVVPQMNGTDGKDVTGRMIPAKPGRPIRVRPGNNVIFESGQFFSICDGQVSITDKAISVNPVFEVNGDLDLRTGNIDFVGNITIRGNVPSGYELKAGGDIVVDGLVEAAHLHAEGNIIIKGGVAGAMKGKVTAGGNLLANYLNQANVKAGQDIIVKSSILHSKLTASGNVDCRTGTIIGGTISAGRDIFVKELGNELFTKTELAVGWDPLLEQAEIDTLKSIENSKENIRKLTEIEVKLAEIGSRAGGLKAEQQQMILKQRNTRRNVETGLAELVAELEFLKMEKQDRLYSSLYVLERVFPNTKVFFGKYAILTNQLYKKVSFHLENSEISIHSIVEKESPIVRK from the coding sequence TTGGCGACTGAGTATAAGATAAGGTTATCCCAGGACAGGCTTACTGCTGAATTGATTCTGGATACCGAAAATAGGGAATTGGCTTTTTCTATTGAGGAATTATTCGATATTTTAGAAGCTGAAAAAGTCGTTTTTGGTGTCAAAAGGGATCTGTTAACGCAAATCTCAGAGACCCCATATTCTTTTGACTATCCAGTCACCATTGCTGCTGGAGAGCCAAAAGTGGATGGTGCAGATGCGTATTTGCGTAACGAACTCCATCATAACAGTCGTCCTGACCATAAAGTTTTTAATTTTCGTTCCGTTATGCATATTCCCTCAGTGAGAAAAGGTCAGTTGCTGGCTTCTGTGGTCCCGCAAATGAATGGAACCGATGGGAAAGATGTCACTGGGAGGATGATTCCGGCAAAGCCGGGACGTCCCATCCGGGTGAGACCGGGAAATAATGTTATATTTGAATCCGGGCAGTTTTTTTCAATTTGTGATGGACAAGTCAGCATTACAGATAAAGCAATCTCGGTCAATCCAGTATTTGAGGTTAATGGTGATTTGGATTTAAGGACAGGGAATATTGATTTTGTCGGAAATATCACTATTAGAGGGAATGTGCCCAGCGGATACGAGCTGAAAGCTGGCGGAGATATCGTAGTGGATGGTCTTGTTGAAGCAGCCCATCTTCATGCAGAAGGCAATATCATAATCAAGGGCGGCGTGGCCGGAGCGATGAAAGGGAAGGTTACAGCCGGAGGAAATCTGCTGGCGAATTATCTAAACCAGGCCAATGTTAAAGCGGGACAGGATATTATTGTGAAGTCATCCATACTGCACAGTAAACTGACTGCTTCTGGAAATGTAGATTGCCGTACAGGCACAATCATTGGGGGAACCATCTCAGCCGGGCGAGATATTTTCGTCAAGGAATTAGGCAATGAGCTTTTTACGAAAACAGAGTTAGCTGTCGGCTGGGATCCCTTGCTTGAACAAGCGGAAATCGATACTCTTAAATCCATCGAAAATTCAAAAGAAAACATTAGAAAACTCACAGAAATCGAAGTGAAGCTTGCTGAAATCGGCAGCCGGGCAGGCGGTCTTAAGGCAGAACAGCAGCAAATGATCTTGAAGCAGCGCAATACCAGGCGGAATGTTGAAACTGGTTTAGCGGAATTGGTGGCTGAACTTGAATTTCTAAAAATGGAAAAGCAGGACAGATTATACTCATCCTTATATGTATTAGAAAGAGTATTCCCCAATACGAAGGTGTTTTTCGGGAAGTATGCGATCCTGACAAACCAGCTTTATAAAAAAGTCAGCTTTCATCTTGAAAATAGCGAAATCTCGATTCATTCAATAGTAGAGAAAGAAAGTCCAATAGTCAGGAAGTGA
- a CDS encoding chemotaxis protein CheW yields the protein MAENLVSDLKVIVFQLNDKEYGVPVSQVKSIEKIMHITRVPHTNPFVKGVMNLRGVVTPLLDLRVRFGMEEEAYNEGTRVIIVSIEDKEVGLIVDGANDVIDIPTSKIEPPPEVVGLAAEGFIDGVANLDKRLLILIDLHKILESDEVKAL from the coding sequence GTGGCTGAAAATTTGGTGTCAGACTTAAAAGTAATCGTGTTCCAGCTGAATGATAAAGAATACGGTGTTCCTGTAAGCCAGGTTAAGTCGATTGAAAAGATCATGCATATTACAAGGGTGCCTCATACAAATCCTTTTGTAAAAGGTGTCATGAACCTTCGCGGAGTTGTGACTCCACTATTGGATTTGCGTGTCCGATTTGGCATGGAGGAAGAAGCATACAACGAAGGAACTCGAGTCATTATCGTTTCAATAGAAGATAAAGAAGTAGGCTTGATCGTAGATGGAGCAAATGATGTCATAGATATACCAACTAGTAAGATCGAACCTCCGCCTGAGGTCGTTGGCCTGGCAGCTGAAGGGTTCATTGACGGAGTGGCCAACTTGGATAAAAGGTTATTGATTTTAATAGATTTGCACAAAATCCTTGAATCCGATGAAGTAAAAGCTTTGTAA
- a CDS encoding chemotaxis protein CheA, translated as MELNQYLEVFIEESKEHLQACNEQVLELEKNPQDLSIINEIFRSAHTLKGMSATMGYEDLASLTHQMENVLDAIRNNRLTTTPEIIDVIFMAVDHLEDMVQAIAAGGDGKKDVTETVEKLKQIEKGEPLSDSANKEVAAAAVLEAKQQSHYDEFELTVLKQSKEQGFGVYEIEIALREDCLLKAARVYMVFEVLEKIGEVIKANPSVEQLEEEQFDHEFSITIVSKEDPEDIKSKIMKVSEVVKTDLKSLEFDDESNDSNGEVMSKSNGLEVSDSTASDLTQSVGSEVAPVQDKKGGAKQQVNSSKTIRVNIERLDILMNLFEELVIDRGRLEQISKDLDNGELTETVERMSRISGDLQNIILNMRMVQVETVFNRFPRMIRQLARDLNKKINLEIVGAETELDRTVIDEIGDPLVHLLRNSVDHGIESPEERKAKGKNEEGTVVLRAFHSGNHVFIEIEDDGAGISRDKVLRKAISKGIITEQSAAGFTDKQAFELILSSGFSTAEKISDISGRGVGLDVVKNTIESLGGSISIDSKENEGTIFSIQLPLTLSIISVMLVEIQKEKFAIPLSSIIETAIIKETDIMNAHNQKVIDFRGKVVPLLFLKDIFEVPSEHSEDQFHSVIIVRKGDKMAGLIVDSFIGQQEVVLKSLGNYLTNVFAISGATILGDGQVALIVDCNALIK; from the coding sequence ATGGAATTGAATCAATATCTTGAAGTCTTTATTGAAGAAAGTAAAGAACATTTACAGGCCTGTAATGAACAAGTATTGGAATTAGAGAAGAATCCCCAGGATTTATCAATCATTAATGAAATTTTCAGGTCGGCTCATACTCTTAAAGGGATGTCAGCGACAATGGGTTACGAGGACTTGGCAAGTCTTACACATCAAATGGAAAATGTACTTGATGCGATAAGGAATAACAGATTGACGACAACACCTGAAATAATTGATGTTATTTTCATGGCTGTTGATCACCTTGAAGACATGGTCCAGGCAATAGCTGCTGGTGGCGATGGTAAAAAGGACGTCACTGAAACAGTTGAAAAGTTAAAACAGATTGAAAAAGGGGAACCGCTGTCGGACTCCGCTAATAAGGAAGTTGCCGCTGCAGCCGTTTTAGAAGCCAAGCAGCAATCCCATTATGATGAATTTGAACTGACTGTTTTAAAACAGTCCAAAGAACAAGGGTTCGGTGTTTATGAAATTGAGATCGCTTTGCGTGAAGATTGCTTGCTGAAAGCTGCACGAGTCTATATGGTTTTTGAGGTATTGGAGAAGATTGGTGAAGTAATCAAAGCAAACCCTTCAGTAGAGCAGCTAGAGGAAGAGCAATTTGACCATGAATTTTCGATTACGATTGTCTCCAAAGAGGATCCTGAGGATATTAAAAGCAAAATCATGAAAGTTTCAGAGGTTGTCAAAACCGACCTTAAGTCATTAGAGTTTGATGATGAGAGTAATGATTCGAATGGTGAGGTCATGTCAAAATCAAATGGCCTCGAGGTATCTGATTCAACTGCTTCGGACCTAACTCAATCGGTCGGTTCTGAAGTGGCGCCGGTTCAAGATAAAAAAGGCGGTGCCAAACAGCAAGTAAATAGCAGCAAAACAATAAGGGTGAATATTGAACGTCTCGATATTCTAATGAATTTATTTGAAGAACTTGTCATTGACCGCGGCAGACTCGAGCAAATCTCAAAAGATCTGGATAACGGAGAGCTTACTGAAACGGTTGAAAGAATGTCCAGGATATCCGGTGACTTGCAAAATATTATTCTGAATATGAGGATGGTCCAGGTAGAAACGGTATTCAATCGCTTCCCGAGAATGATTCGTCAATTAGCGAGAGACTTAAATAAAAAGATCAACCTAGAAATCGTTGGTGCTGAAACAGAATTGGATCGCACAGTAATTGACGAAATCGGTGATCCGCTTGTGCATTTATTAAGGAATTCAGTTGACCATGGGATTGAATCACCTGAAGAGCGGAAGGCCAAGGGTAAAAATGAAGAGGGTACTGTGGTGCTGCGTGCCTTCCACAGCGGCAACCATGTTTTCATAGAAATCGAGGATGATGGTGCTGGAATAAGCAGGGATAAGGTATTGAGGAAGGCCATCAGCAAGGGAATCATCACCGAACAATCTGCTGCAGGCTTCACTGATAAACAGGCATTTGAATTAATCCTTTCATCTGGCTTCTCGACTGCTGAGAAGATTTCAGATATTTCAGGACGAGGCGTAGGGTTGGATGTGGTGAAAAATACGATTGAGTCTCTGGGCGGTTCAATCTCAATCGACTCTAAGGAAAATGAGGGAACTATTTTCTCCATACAGCTTCCTCTGACATTATCAATCATTTCGGTTATGTTAGTCGAAATCCAGAAAGAAAAATTTGCGATTCCTTTGTCATCAATCATTGAGACAGCCATAATCAAAGAAACTGATATCATGAATGCACATAATCAAAAGGTAATTGATTTTAGAGGCAAGGTCGTGCCATTACTGTTCTTAAAGGATATCTTCGAGGTACCGTCAGAACATAGCGAAGATCAATTCCACTCGGTCATCATCGTTCGAAAAGGAGATAAAATGGCTGGCTTGATTGTTGACTCATTCATTGGACAGCAAGAAGTAGTCCTTAAATCATTAGGAAATTATTTAACGAATGTTTTTGCGATCTCCGGAGCAACAATCCTTGGAGATGGTCAGGTAGCATTGATTGTGGATTGCAATGCCTTAATTAAATAG
- a CDS encoding chemotaxis protein CheC — MTFLKSISDIHLDILKEVGNIGAGHAATALSTLLNKKIDMKVPRVRVVSFDEVMDLAGGADNVVASVFLRIEGDAPGSMFFILPLPQAEKYIGQLIKKQSFSFSEEQDNELALSALQELGNILSGSYLSSLSDFTKLSLYPSVPALSIDMVGAVISFGLLELSQVSDYAIVIDTALDEEDAQMPDSVNGHFFLLPDPDSFHIIFSALGVRLDV; from the coding sequence ATGACTTTTCTAAAAAGCATTTCGGACATCCACCTCGACATTTTAAAAGAGGTTGGAAATATAGGAGCAGGACATGCTGCAACGGCTTTATCAACTTTATTGAATAAAAAAATTGATATGAAGGTGCCCAGAGTCAGGGTCGTATCCTTTGATGAAGTGATGGACCTGGCCGGCGGGGCGGACAATGTCGTGGCGAGTGTATTTCTTCGAATAGAAGGCGATGCCCCGGGAAGCATGTTTTTTATCCTTCCCCTCCCACAGGCAGAGAAGTATATCGGCCAATTAATAAAAAAACAGTCATTCTCTTTTTCAGAAGAACAGGATAATGAGCTGGCACTATCTGCTCTCCAGGAACTAGGGAATATTTTATCGGGTTCATATCTTTCGTCACTATCAGATTTCACAAAGCTGAGCCTGTATCCATCCGTTCCGGCTTTAAGCATAGATATGGTAGGAGCAGTCATCAGTTTCGGGCTACTGGAATTATCGCAGGTGAGTGATTATGCGATCGTAATCGATACGGCTTTGGATGAAGAAGATGCCCAGATGCCTGACAGTGTGAATGGACATTTCTTTCTATTGCCGGACCCTGATTCATTCCATATCATCTTCTCTGCGCTAGGAGTAAGGCTTGATGTATAA
- a CDS encoding MinD/ParA family protein has product MNDQAEKLRNRLKTNTPAKEAKTLAVVSGKGGVGKSNFSLNFSISLAKKGYKVLLFDLDIGMGNIEILMGRSSSLSIADFLSGKSSMEEVIFQGPHGVEYISGGTGLSQLVRMDRAGVDYFISSLSEVLRKYDYLIFDMGAGLNEETLAILLSVNEIFVITTTEPTSLMDAYATMKYIHLSDSELPFYLVVNRAGSIKEGNDTMARLDDVLGKFLGRTPIKLGMLPDDKTVQEAVKRQIPFTMFNERSQASKGMAAIIEKYINNASYNAEKTDNRSFTARLKQFLFER; this is encoded by the coding sequence ATGAATGACCAGGCAGAAAAATTAAGAAACCGACTTAAAACAAACACTCCCGCCAAGGAAGCGAAGACGCTCGCAGTGGTCAGCGGAAAAGGCGGAGTCGGGAAATCGAATTTCTCGCTCAACTTCTCGATCTCCCTCGCCAAAAAAGGCTATAAGGTCTTGTTGTTTGATTTGGATATCGGTATGGGGAATATCGAGATTTTGATGGGGAGAAGTTCTTCACTTTCCATTGCCGATTTTCTTTCAGGAAAATCATCGATGGAGGAGGTAATTTTTCAGGGGCCACACGGTGTCGAGTATATCTCAGGCGGGACAGGCTTAAGCCAATTAGTCAGGATGGACCGTGCTGGCGTCGATTACTTTATCTCTAGTTTAAGTGAAGTTCTGAGAAAGTATGATTATCTGATTTTTGATATGGGAGCCGGCTTGAACGAGGAGACTTTAGCGATCCTCCTGTCTGTCAACGAGATATTTGTCATCACCACGACAGAGCCCACCTCCTTGATGGATGCATACGCTACTATGAAATACATCCACCTGTCAGATTCAGAATTGCCGTTCTATTTGGTTGTCAACAGGGCAGGTTCCATCAAAGAAGGCAACGATACGATGGCCAGACTGGACGATGTTCTTGGGAAGTTTTTAGGAAGGACACCGATCAAGCTTGGAATGCTGCCGGATGATAAAACTGTCCAGGAAGCAGTAAAACGCCAGATTCCATTTACAATGTTCAATGAACGGTCACAAGCTTCTAAAGGAATGGCAGCGATTATCGAAAAATATATCAATAATGCGAGCTACAATGCCGAAAAGACAGATAACAGGAGTTTTACAGCTAGATTGAAGCAATTCCTTTTCGAAAGGTAG
- a CDS encoding chemotaxis protein CheD: MYKTAEIIKVGIADMNIVKVPDLIRTTGLGSCVGVVLYDQAREVAGMAHIMLPDSSLSRAEPLNKAKFANTAIKELLDGLLRAGARTSGIKAKLAGGAQMFQFSGSSDMMRIGPRNVEAVLKELKELRIPVIAQDVGGNSGRTIEFDPKTGLMQIRTVNKGNSEI, translated from the coding sequence ATGTATAAAACAGCTGAAATCATCAAAGTCGGTATTGCTGATATGAACATTGTTAAAGTTCCGGACTTAATACGGACCACAGGCCTTGGTTCCTGTGTCGGTGTGGTTTTGTATGATCAGGCTAGAGAAGTTGCAGGCATGGCGCATATCATGCTGCCAGATTCGTCTTTGTCGCGGGCAGAGCCGCTGAATAAAGCGAAATTTGCTAATACGGCCATCAAGGAACTTTTAGATGGCCTGTTGAGAGCAGGTGCTAGAACTTCTGGAATAAAGGCCAAGCTTGCTGGGGGTGCACAAATGTTCCAGTTTTCCGGAAGCAGTGACATGATGAGAATTGGACCAAGGAATGTGGAAGCAGTTTTAAAGGAATTGAAGGAACTCAGGATTCCGGTTATAGCCCAGGATGTAGGCGGAAATAGCGGAAGGACAATCGAGTTTGATCCAAAAACCGGTTTGATGCAGATCAGGACTGTTAATAAAGGGAATAGTGAGATTTAA
- a CDS encoding protein-glutamate methylesterase/protein-glutamine glutaminase, with amino-acid sequence MAKTRVLIVDDSAFMRKLINDFLSEHPEIEVIGTARNGEDAIKKCREFRPDVITLDVEMPKLNGLEVLKLIMKEHPLPVVMLSSTTKEGADTTLQAIQAGAVDFVAKPSGSISIDLHKIKTELIQKVLSASKANLTKINFLEDSNTVGKKLESSIDSEIKPASNVTTRGFTQSKKIVCIGTSTGGPRALQQVITSLPKGLEVPILIVQHMPPGFTKSLANRLDSLSQIRVKEAEDGELLQKGTAYIAPGGFHLTVKTLGSSLAISLSQSPPRNGHRPSVDVMFESISTIKNYSKVAVIMTGMGSDGSKGLVEMKKNGIVKAIAESQDTSIVFGMPKAAIATNMVDEVANVENIAQSIMNYI; translated from the coding sequence GTGGCAAAAACCAGAGTTCTCATCGTAGATGATTCAGCTTTCATGCGAAAGCTGATCAACGACTTTCTATCAGAACACCCGGAAATTGAGGTTATTGGCACGGCTCGGAATGGAGAGGATGCCATTAAGAAATGCCGGGAATTCCGTCCTGATGTCATTACACTTGACGTAGAAATGCCGAAACTAAACGGGTTAGAAGTATTGAAGCTGATTATGAAGGAGCACCCGCTGCCGGTTGTAATGCTTTCTAGCACCACGAAAGAGGGCGCGGACACGACGCTGCAGGCGATTCAGGCGGGTGCTGTGGATTTTGTGGCCAAGCCATCAGGATCCATTTCAATAGATTTACATAAAATCAAAACAGAGTTAATCCAAAAAGTGTTATCGGCAAGCAAAGCTAATCTGACAAAAATAAACTTCCTGGAAGATTCAAATACTGTTGGGAAGAAATTGGAGAGTTCCATAGATTCAGAGATTAAGCCTGCAAGCAACGTAACAACAAGGGGATTTACGCAATCCAAAAAGATTGTCTGCATTGGAACTTCTACCGGGGGACCAAGAGCATTGCAGCAAGTTATAACTTCATTGCCGAAAGGTTTGGAGGTACCAATCCTGATTGTCCAGCACATGCCGCCCGGTTTTACCAAGTCCCTTGCCAATCGACTGGACTCCTTAAGCCAGATTAGAGTCAAGGAAGCGGAAGATGGCGAGCTTTTACAAAAAGGGACTGCATACATAGCCCCAGGAGGCTTTCACTTAACGGTTAAGACATTAGGTTCATCGCTGGCAATCAGTCTTAGCCAATCACCGCCTCGAAACGGACATCGTCCTTCCGTTGATGTGATGTTCGAGTCTATCAGTACCATCAAGAATTACAGTAAAGTTGCTGTCATCATGACAGGAATGGGGTCAGATGGGTCCAAGGGACTGGTTGAAATGAAAAAGAACGGCATAGTAAAAGCAATCGCTGAATCCCAGGATACATCAATTGTTTTCGGAATGCCAAAAGCAGCAATAGCAACGAATATGGTTGATGAGGTAGCGAATGTAGAGAACATCGCACAATCGATCATGAATTATATATGA
- a CDS encoding FliA/WhiG family RNA polymerase sigma factor yields MVRGSTSEEQVTWDKWVQFRDPDAGNLLIKKYMPLVSYHVQRISVSLPKSVSRDDLRSLGMIGLYDALEKFDPNRDLKFDTYSSFRIRGAILDGLRKEDWLPRSTREKAKKIDAAIERLEQRYMRNATIEEIASELNMDETEIYTTINEHFFANVLSIDEHPNENDERDNQSFVIKDEKAEIPEDKLLKSEMLEEIAEKVSKLNDKEQLVLSLFYKEELTLTEIGQVMNLSTSRISQIHSKAIFKLRKWLETA; encoded by the coding sequence ATGGTACGAGGATCCACGTCGGAAGAACAGGTAACATGGGATAAATGGGTACAGTTCCGTGATCCGGATGCAGGTAATTTACTGATAAAAAAATATATGCCACTTGTTTCCTACCATGTGCAAAGAATCTCAGTGAGTCTTCCGAAAAGTGTGTCTAGAGATGATTTAAGAAGCCTTGGCATGATTGGTTTATATGATGCTCTGGAAAAATTCGATCCGAACAGGGATTTGAAATTTGATACATATTCTTCTTTCCGGATTCGGGGAGCAATATTAGATGGATTAAGAAAGGAAGACTGGCTGCCGAGAAGTACCAGGGAAAAAGCAAAAAAGATTGATGCAGCCATCGAGAGACTGGAGCAGCGATATATGCGCAATGCGACCATCGAAGAAATTGCCAGTGAACTGAACATGGATGAGACCGAGATTTATACCACAATAAATGAACATTTTTTTGCGAATGTTCTATCGATAGATGAACATCCCAACGAAAATGATGAACGGGACAACCAATCATTCGTAATCAAGGATGAAAAAGCTGAAATCCCTGAAGATAAACTTTTAAAGTCTGAAATGCTGGAAGAGATAGCTGAAAAAGTCTCGAAACTAAATGACAAAGAGCAACTCGTATTGAGTTTGTTTTACAAAGAGGAATTAACGCTGACTGAGATTGGGCAAGTCATGAATTTATCGACCTCCAGGATCTCGCAGATTCATTCCAAAGCGATTTTTAAACTGAGAAAATGGCTAGAGACAGCTTAA
- the rpsB gene encoding 30S ribosomal protein S2: MSVISMKQLLEAGVHFGHQTRRWNPKMKKYIFTERNGIYIIDLQKTVKKVEEAYNYVKELAGNGGTVLFVGTKKQAQDSVKEEAARSGMYYVNQRWLGGTLTNFETIQKRISRLKNIERMSEDGTFEVLPKKEVVQLKKEQERLEKFLGGIKDMKGLPDALFIIDPRKERIAVAEARKLNIPIVGIVDTNCDPDEIDVVIPANDDAIRAVKLLTSKMADAIIEAKQGEETTETVEA, translated from the coding sequence ATGTCAGTAATTTCTATGAAGCAACTGCTTGAAGCTGGTGTACACTTCGGTCACCAGACTCGCCGTTGGAACCCTAAGATGAAGAAGTACATCTTCACTGAGCGTAACGGCATCTACATCATCGACCTTCAAAAGACTGTTAAGAAGGTTGAAGAAGCATACAACTACGTGAAGGAACTAGCTGGTAACGGCGGTACTGTTCTTTTCGTAGGTACTAAGAAACAAGCTCAAGATTCTGTTAAAGAAGAAGCAGCTCGTTCTGGTATGTACTATGTGAACCAACGCTGGTTGGGTGGTACTCTAACGAACTTTGAAACAATCCAAAAGCGTATCTCACGTCTTAAGAACATCGAAAGAATGTCTGAAGACGGAACTTTTGAAGTACTTCCTAAGAAAGAAGTAGTTCAATTGAAGAAAGAGCAAGAGCGTTTAGAAAAGTTCTTGGGCGGAATCAAGGATATGAAGGGCCTTCCAGATGCTCTTTTCATCATTGACCCACGCAAAGAGCGCATCGCTGTTGCTGAAGCACGCAAATTGAACATTCCTATCGTGGGAATTGTTGATACAAACTGTGATCCAGACGAAATCGACGTAGTTATCCCTGCGAACGATGACGCGATCCGCGCTGTTAAATTGCTTACTTCTAAAATGGCTGATGCTATTATCGAAGCTAAACAAGGCGAAGAAACTACAGAAACTGTAGAAGCTTAA
- the flhF gene encoding flagellar biosynthesis protein FlhF: MKVKKYTASSMPEAMKLVRGELGNEAVILNSRVVQTGGFMGFFKKNSIEVIAAIDPDTDLSSKAASVDQPGKYTRPVVMREVSKKDASAVQVKPVMETPQKADKELLKEISQLKELLKESGKIEGVSLPEPISRQIQFLRDMDINQEIIDEIAGFLLEKWYLGGAAASEAEITEWCALAIEEKLSPLTFEGISFKRKFVNVIGPTGVGKTTTLAKIAADCVLKHQKKVAFITTDTYRIAAIEQLKTYAKILDVPIEVCYNMEDFKAATDKFADYDLVFIDTAGRNFRNQKYVNDLKDVIDFGKDMETFLVLALTAKQKDMEEIRQQFSLIHIDKFIFTKLDETSVYGAMLNMALKFSTGIAYLTNGQDVPDDLIEAKPNIIANTILGVSTYE; this comes from the coding sequence ATGAAAGTAAAAAAGTATACAGCTTCATCCATGCCTGAAGCAATGAAACTCGTCAGGGGGGAGCTGGGCAATGAGGCAGTGATCCTTAATTCCCGTGTCGTCCAGACAGGAGGATTCATGGGCTTTTTCAAGAAAAATAGCATTGAGGTAATTGCTGCCATTGACCCAGACACCGACTTAAGTTCAAAGGCTGCCAGTGTGGATCAACCAGGTAAATATACTCGCCCTGTGGTAATGAGAGAAGTATCCAAAAAGGATGCATCAGCTGTTCAGGTGAAACCTGTAATGGAAACACCGCAAAAAGCGGACAAGGAACTATTGAAAGAAATTTCACAGCTTAAGGAACTGCTTAAGGAATCAGGAAAAATCGAAGGAGTCTCTTTGCCAGAACCAATCAGCAGGCAAATCCAATTCCTGAGGGATATGGATATAAATCAAGAAATCATTGATGAAATAGCTGGATTCCTTCTTGAGAAATGGTATCTCGGCGGAGCGGCTGCAAGTGAAGCAGAAATAACCGAATGGTGTGCACTGGCAATTGAAGAAAAGCTATCTCCTCTTACATTCGAAGGTATTTCTTTTAAAAGGAAATTTGTCAATGTCATTGGGCCGACAGGCGTTGGAAAAACGACTACACTGGCAAAAATCGCTGCTGATTGTGTATTGAAGCACCAGAAGAAAGTTGCTTTTATCACCACAGACACTTATCGAATTGCTGCAATTGAGCAGTTGAAAACATATGCGAAAATTCTCGATGTCCCAATAGAAGTTTGCTACAACATGGAGGACTTCAAGGCAGCAACAGATAAATTCGCGGACTATGACCTTGTCTTCATCGATACAGCAGGACGTAATTTCAGGAATCAAAAGTATGTCAACGATCTAAAAGATGTCATCGATTTCGGAAAGGATATGGAAACTTTTCTTGTCCTGGCATTGACGGCAAAACAAAAAGATATGGAGGAAATCAGGCAGCAATTTTCGCTGATCCATATTGATAAATTCATTTTCACAAAACTTGATGAAACCTCGGTATATGGAGCAATGCTCAATATGGCGTTGAAATTTTCAACTGGAATTGCCTATTTGACCAATGGTCAGGATGTGCCAGATGACCTGATCGAGGCAAAGCCAAATATTATTGCAAATACTATTCTTGGAGTCAGCACCTATGAATGA